The Bradysia coprophila strain Holo2 unplaced genomic scaffold, BU_Bcop_v1 contig_732, whole genome shotgun sequence genome has a window encoding:
- the LOC119084280 gene encoding 17-beta-hydroxysteroid dehydrogenase 13-like, whose amino-acid sequence MQTVFELGRVPYVAADPIKQQSFSEQIVFVILVLYDLIKVLVLSAPNCLISIYHCVIGKPKKCVRGQTVLITGAGNGIGRALALRFASEGCKIAIADIEWDAAVATAKILQAKNVVAKAYHMDVSDVNQLKQLKCDIEKDIGPVDILVNNAGVLPLLSLREGSDIEIERIVKVNITSQFFATRTFLPGMISRGRGHIVGISSICAVHPMPGTVIYSATKFAVNGFIQALHEELRQEGNDFIKLTSVLPYFVSTRRDLMEAVCLRFRVLSAEEVAAVAVDSVLRNELVVSVPKFNWWLSAIVNLLSLSNQGLIRDHLLRERDSRKIFYKEKKSSTLMNG is encoded by the exons atgcaaacggTATTTGAGTTAGGTCGCGTCCCGTATGTGGCAGCCGATCCCATTAAACAGCAAAGTTTTTCAGAGCAAATTGTATTTGTAATTTTAGTGCTCTATGACCTAATCAAAGTGCTAGTGTTGAGTGCACCGAATTGTTTAATTTCCATCTACCATTGCGTAATTGGTAAACCGAAGAAATGCGTTAGAGGACAGACCGTTTTG ATTACTGGTGCTGGTAATGGGATAGGTAGAGCTTTAGCATTGAGATTCGCTTCCGAAGGATGTAAAATTGCCATAGCCGATATTGAATGGGACGCTGCAGTGGCGACAGCCAAAATTTTGCAAGCGAAAAATGTCGTTGCAAAGGCCTATCAC ATGGACGTATCCGATGTTAACCAATTGAAGCAATTGAAGTGCGATATTGAGAAGGACATCGGACCAGTTGACATTTTAGTGAACAATGCTGGTGTATTGCCACTGCTGTCGTTGCGTGAGGGGAGTGATATTGAAATCGAACGTATCGTCAAAGTAAACATTACGTCACAGTTTTTT GCTACAAGGACATTTTTACCCGGAATGATTTCGAGAGGACGTGGACATATTGTGGGAATTTCATCGATTTGTG ccgttcATCCCATGCCCGGAACAGTAATTTACTCTGCAACGAAATTCGCTGTAAATGGTTTCATTCAAGCCCTCCACGAAGAACTTCGTCAAGAAGGAAATGATTTCATCAAACTAACATCAGTGCTACCGTACTTTGTATCAACTCGAAGAGATCTGATGGAAGCTGTGTGTCTCCGCTTTCGCGTTCTTTCGGCAGAAGAAGTGGCTGCAGTGGCCGTCGATTCGGTGCTGCGAAATGAACTCGTCGTATCGGTACCGAAGTTTAATTGGTGGCTGAGTGCGATCGTGAATCTATTGTCGCTGTCGAATCAAGGTCTGATTCGTGATCATTTGCTTCGGGAAAGGGACAGtaggaaaatcttttacaaagAGAAGAAAAGTAGCACGTTGATGAATGGTTGA